In Amphiprion ocellaris isolate individual 3 ecotype Okinawa chromosome 3, ASM2253959v1, whole genome shotgun sequence, one genomic interval encodes:
- the sigirr gene encoding single Ig IL-1-related receptor, whose product MAVILVAFMLVCSGLWDKTLLADGQPCVDESRFKELLQFVGRQEPPYRLQCPLEPVQSQNSPQIQMTWLKNCEQLRNQEGKTYLEFAGFNLEDQGNYTCAQQGNSTASYTVRLTVKESQCSKAPEFKPSGSRTKLWRNVGSTVKLNCTALLFWDQSEDQCDTTLQWSKDSQPLTNHTHYSLNTSSWSPGADQLMVNSLLVITVRDLEDFGVYSCSVRNISTDFSLQNSDSPNHTVPVIAAAILLLFLGVAAVVYARCHLSIKLWYRNKYGDYELNDGKLYDAYISYVNNDYDRKFVNFILKPHLENKNGYKVHLNANDILPGTEPSAELLMNMSRSRRLIVLLSHAYLEQDWCSGNFRQGLLHLLELCQQPILIMLEGQSKRMRPEIKQQLSEHQHCLTILTWRHNSVTPSSAFWKELALAMPRRVVFHNESAGDPQTVLQDDKDPMLTLDPDYLDCRSDADPAGDLGLRLPVYKALACTAPVLPAAPITAAEPKPSDIDVSDLGSRNYGARSDFYCLVTEDI is encoded by the exons ATGGCTGTGATTTTAGTCGCTTTCATGTTGGTGTGTTCGGGGCTCTGGGACAAGACTCTCCTCGCAGACG GTCAGCCTTGTGTGGATGAGAGCAGGTTCaaggagctgctgcagtttgtgggGCGGCAGGAGCCTCCTTATCGACTGCAGTGTCCCCTGGAGCCTGTTCAGTCCCAGAACTCGCCCCAAATCCAGATGACCTGGCTGAAAAACTGTGAGCAGCTCCGCAACCAGGAGGGAAAGACCTACCTGGAGTTTGCTGGCTTCAACTTGGAGGACCAAGGAAATTACACCTGTGCTCAACAGGGCAACAGCACAGCCTCATACACTGTGCGCCTCACTGTGAAGG AGTCTCAGTGCTCCAAAGCTCCAGAGTTTAAACCGAGCGGGAGCCGGACCAAACTCTGGAGGAATGTGGGATCCACTGTGAAGCTGAACTGCACCGCTCTCCTCTTCTGGGACCAGTCTGAGGATCAGTGTGACACCACGCTGCAGTGGAGTAAAGACAGCCAGCCCCTCACCAACCACACTCATTACTCACTGAACACATCGTCATG GTCCCCTGGTGCCGATCAGCTGATGGTAAATAGTCTGCTAGTGATCACCGTCAGAGATCTGGAGGATTTTGGGGTCTATAGCTGCTCAGTGAGGAACATTTCTACTGACTTCAGCCTGCAGAATTCAG acaGCCCCAACCACACAGTCCCTGTTATAGCAGCCGCCATCCTGCTTCTCTTCTTGGGTGTAGCGGCTGTCGTGTACGCCAGATGTCACCTCAGCATCAAACTGTGGTACAGGAACAAATACGGAGACTATGAACTCAATG ATGGGAAATTATATGACGCCTATATCTCTTATGTGAACAACGACTATGACAGGAAGTTTGTTAACTTTATTCTCAAACCTCacctggaaaataaaaatggctACAAGGTGCACCTCAATGCCAACGATATTCTGCCTGGCACAG AACCGTCTGCAGAGCTCCTAATGAACATGAGTCGCTCCCGCCGTCTCATCGTGCTGCTCTCTCATGCGTACCTTGAACAGGACTGGTGCTCCGGTAACTTCAG ACAGGGCCTCCTGCACTTGTTGGAGTTGTGTCAGCAGCCCATCCTCATCATGCTGGAGGGTCAGTCCAAACGCATGAGGCCTGAGATcaagcagcagctcagtgagcACCAGCACTGCCTCACTATACTCACCTGGAGGCACAACTCTGTG ACTCCATCCTCAGCCTTCTGGAAGGAGTTAGCTTTAGCGATGCCTCGGAGAGTCGTCTTCCACAATGAGTCTGCAGGCGACCCTCAGACTGTGCTGCAGGATGACAAAGACCCCATGCTGACCCTGGACCCCGACTACCTGGACTGCCGCTCAGACGCTGACCCTGCTGGAGACCTGG GACTTCGCCTCCCAGTGTACAAAGCTCTGGCCTGTACAGCTCCAGTCCTCCCCGCTGCTCCCATCACAGCTGCCGAACCAAAACCCTCCGACATCGACGTGTCCGACTTGGGATCACGCAACTACGGAGCGCGCTCAGACTTCTACTGCCTGGTCACCGAGGACATTTGA